The Xylophilus rhododendri genomic interval GCTCTACGGCTGGCTGCGGGCCCGCCGCCCGGCCAAGGCGCCCCGGCCTAAAAAAGGTTGAAGCGGTTGGCCCGCCATTCGTGGGCGGACACCAGGCCGGCCCGGTAGAAGCCGGCCCAGTCGTAGAAGAAGGGCACGAAGGGGCCGCCGTTGCCATGGCTGCGGGTGACCCACACCACCGCCGCGCAGATCACCAGGACCACGATGGTCACGATGTATTCGCTCGGCCGGCCGGTCTGCACCTTGCCGCCGAACAAGGTCATGCGCCGGTCCGACCACCAGCCCAGCGGCGCACCGCTGACGGTCAGCGCATCGCAGATCCAGT includes:
- a CDS encoding metal-dependent hydrolase codes for the protein MKWVSHIAIAGAVCVVFNPAAVPAAVLGSTAPDWFEWVLSAMQRRRVKHRGITHYLAAWLIVAAAGHFVWDWNGWLFWFAMGGAIHWICDALTVSGAPLGWWSDRRMTLFGGKVQTGRPSEYIVTIVVLVICAAVVWVTRSHGNGGPFVPFFYDWAGFYRAGLVSAHEWRANRFNLF